A stretch of the Acyrthosiphon pisum isolate AL4f chromosome A2, pea_aphid_22Mar2018_4r6ur, whole genome shotgun sequence genome encodes the following:
- the LOC100162647 gene encoding notchless protein homolog 1, with the protein MTEDAVSTVLARFKSETGETVSNMMDLPRNVTVNHLQLICNSLLKQDETVPYAFFVDDKEITNNLDECLDAKKKFSTELVVDIIYQEQAVFKVRPITRCTSSLPGHAEAVISVQFSPDSRKLASGSGDTTVRFWDLDMQTPLHTCEGHKNWVLCIAWSPNSKYLVSGCKNGMIMSWNVETGKRVGPPMTGHKQWITALCWAPYHLSPECRIFASSSKDGDIRIWDIILGQCQRSLTSHTRSITCLKWGGTGLLYSSSQDRTIKVWRADDGILCRTLEGHAHWVNTLALSTDYVIKTAMVPQPGSNSDKNDNVLAEAKKRYDVAVANGGERLISGSDDFTLFLWAPESSKNSVARMTGHQQLINCVQFSPDTRLVASASFDKSIKLWDGKTGQFLGTMRGHVQAVYMIRWSADSRLLVSGSADSTLKVWDVKAKKLQGDLPGHADEVFAVDWSPDGHKVASGGKDKVLRLWTH; encoded by the exons ATGACCGAGGACGCAGTGAGTACGGTGTTGGCCCGTTTCAAATCGGAAACGGGTGAGACGGTCAGCAACATGATGGACCTGCCTCGAAACGTCACCGTCAATCATTTACAACTGATTTGCAATTCATTACTCAAACAA GACGAGACCGTGCCCTACGCATTTTTTGTTGACGACAAAGAAATCACTAATAATCTAGACGAATGTCTTGacgccaaaaaaaaattcagcacTGAACTCGTAGTAGATATTATCTATCAAGAACAGGCTGTGTTTAAAGTGCGACCCATCACCCGATGTACCAG ttcGTTGCCAGGTCACGCAGAAGCTGTGATATCAGTGCAGTTCAGTCCGGACAGCCGGAAATTGGCCAGCGGGTCTGGTGACACGACAGTCAGGTTTTGGGATCTCGACATGCAAACTCCATTACATACTTGTGAAG GTCATAAGAATTGGGTGTTATGTATTGCCTGGTCtccaaatagtaaatatttagtatCAGGTTGCAAAAATGGAATGATTATGTCTTGGAATGTTGAAACTGGCAAACGAGTTGGGCCACCAATGACTGGACACAAGCAATGGATTACTGCTCTATGTTGGGCTCCATACCATTTATCCCCAGAGTGTagaat ATTTGCGAGTAGTAGTAAAGATGGGGATATCCGCATTTGGGATATAATACTTGGTCAGTGCCAAAGGTCTCTTACCAGTCACACCCGCAGTATCACCTGTTTAAAATGGGGTGGAACAGGCTTATTGTATAGTAGTTCACAAGATCGTACAATTAAAGTTTGGAGAGCTGATGAT GGAATTTTATGTAGGACTTTGGAAGGACATGCTCATTGGGTGAACACACTTGCACTCAGTACTGACTATGTGATAAAAACAGCAATGGTACCCCAACCTGGTTCTAACAGTgacaaaa ATGATAATGTATTAGCTGAAGCTAAAAAACGATATGATGTGGCTGTAGCAAACGGTGGTGAACGGTTAATTTCTGGATCAGAtgattttacactttttttatgGGCCCCTGAAAGTAGTAAAAACTCTGTTG CAAGAATGACTGGACATCAACAGCTGATCAATTGTGTACAGTTTTCACCAGACACACGGTTAGTTGCGTCTGCTTCATTCGACAAATCTATAAAACTATGGGATGGAAAAACTGGACA atttCTTGGAACAATGCGAGGGCACGTACAAGCTGTTTATATGATACGTTGGTCTGCCGATTCTAGACTTCTGGTCAGTGGAAGTGCAGACTCAACATTAAAAG tatGGGACGTGAAAGCCAAAAAATTACAAGGTGATCTTCCCGGTCATGCTGATGAAGTTTTTGCTGTTGATTGGTCTCCAGATGGGCATAAAGTTGCTTCTGGAGGAAAAGACAAAGTACTTAGGCT GTGGacacattaa
- the LOC100160617 gene encoding receptor-type guanylate cyclase Gyc76C isoform X2, whose amino-acid sequence MSINHFMTIVDTHQCCEQDQSCCNVGHWYSVVQETMVNTRIYVFLGVAKSLVDMMNTMHALQLFDNGDYMVIFVDTKINTWKDAQQYLWNQRDSYIDKPNCMEEKNFLQRARSLLVIVASPPSPEKYEVFTSKVLDYTSKDPFKFKTPNVFTNVSYVKFVSIYAAYLYDSVMLYARALDFLLRARANGGELTGEMIDEVAYNGTLIIETLVKNITYQSITGATIKLDKNGDSEGNYSVVALKSHDFQYHLNEGNFSCPYYMIPVAQFYHGELLEYKLNSPNLKIEWPGKSRPDDEPSCGFNNELCKKNDEEKSSIIVATVLALTLFCAFVITLSIYRKWKIELEIEGLLWKIDPSDLLGYYNKDIVSSPSKLSLVSATSYESRCGLQVFATTGHYRNITVRIKELKFSKRKDISREQMKEMRLLRDLKHSNVNSFIGATIEPLRILIVTDYCAKGSLYDIVENEDIKLDKMFITSLVHDLIRGMIFIHNSPLGCHGNLKSSNCIVTSRWVLQVTDFGLHDLRQGAENDSIGEHQYYRNLLWKAPELLRDPSAWIKGSQKGDVYAFSIILHEIMCRRGPFGACGVEEPKEIIRLVKLGYDEVNGVPLRPSIHHLRDCEMAEDYVIQCITDCWDEFPENRPDFGMIRARLKKMKDGKHKNIMDQMMDMMEKYANNLEDLVNQRTHEVYEEKQKTEDLLHRMLPAPVAKQLTLGHGIEPESYNSVTIYFSDIVGFTAMSAESTPLQVVNFLNDLYTLFDKIIKGYDVYKVETIGDAYMVVSGLPIRNGNRNSGEIASMSLNLLEAVKHHKIAHHPEATLKLRIGIHTGPVVAGVVGLTMPRYCLFGDTVNTASRMESNGEPLKIHISEQCKNALDELGGYIIKERGYVNMKGKGDVLTYWLEGTNEKAIKRRDVDLTESPPLFCGSKRHSPKMYNFGEFGSRRPSFAPRGNSFDQNARDSQTILHEQRPTPLPHLLLEPRCRQMIHSASMDPFPNKHISRVSSMIKRSCRSLEDSKLLNDQCTKEENCEESVEETVVNGSLQYTPLLSIEDNKRWHSFEDISMEPHRKKLVSRNSIKSWLVGLFNGTATPCRTSEVSLRKTYSDRQQIVDKESVV is encoded by the exons ATGTCCATAAACCATTTTATGACAATAGTCGATACGCACCAGTGCTGCGAACAAGACCAGTCGTGCTGCAACGTCGGACACTGGTACTCGGTAGTCCAAGAAACCATGGTCAATACCAGAA tttACGTATTTTTGGGCGTTGCTAAATCACTGGTGGACATGATGAACACAATGCATGCCTTGCAGCTATTCGACAACGGCGATTACATGGTCATTTTTGTGGACACCAAGATCAACACTTGGAAAGACGCCCAACAATATTTGTGGA ATCAACGTGATTCGTATATCGACAAACCGAATTGTATGGAGGAGAAAAATTTTCTCCAGCGTGCCCGTTCGTTGTTGGTCATTGTTGCCTCGCCACCGTCGCCGGAAAAATACGAAGTTTTCACAAGTAAAGTGTTAGACTACACCAGCAAAGATCCGTTTAAATTTAAGACACCGAACGTGTTTACAAACGTGTCTTATGTCAAG TTTGTGTCCATTTACGCTGCCTATTTGTACGATTCGGTTATGTTGTACGCACGAGCTTTAGATTTCTTGCTCAGAGCCAGAGCTAACGGTGGGGAATTAACAGGTGAAATGATTGATGAAGTAGCTTACAACGGAACACTAATAATTGAAACACTTGTCAAAAATATAACCTACCAGA GTATCACTGGTGCTACTATCAAATTAGACAAGAATGGTGATTCGGAAGGAAACTATTCGGTGGTAGCGTTAAAGTCTCATGATTTTCAATACCATTTAAATGAAGGAAATTTCTCTTGCCCGTATTACATGATTCCTGTGGCTCAATTCTACCACGGAGAATTACTG GAGTACAAATTAAACTCTcctaatttgaaaattgaatggcCTGGTAAGAGTCGACCAGATGATGAACCTAGTTGTGGTTTCAACAATGAGTTGTGCAAAAAAAATGACGAGGAAAAGAGCTCTATTATAGTTGCTACAGTTTTGGCACTAACATTATTCTGTGCGTTTGTCATCACCCTGTCGATATACAGAAAATGGAAAATAGAATTAGAAATTGAAGGACTGTTGTGGAAAATAGATCCATCAGATCTGCTTGGATACTATAATAAAGATATTGTTTCATCCCCTAGCAAA CTGAGTCTGGTTTCGGCTACCTCATACGAATCCCGTTGTGGACTTCAAGTTTTCGCAACAACCGGCCATTATCGTAATATAACAGTGAGAATTAAAGAATTAAAGTTTTCAAAGCGCAAAGACATCTCTCGGGAACAAATGAAAGAAATGAGACTATTGAGAGATTTAAAACATAGCAACGTAAATTCTTTTATCGGTGCTACTATAGAACCATTACGAATACTTATAGTCACCGATTATTGTGCTAAAGGAAGTCTCTAT gatATAGTAGAAAACGAAGACATTAAATTagacaaaatgtttattacatCTTTAGTTCACGATCTCATCAGA GGTATGATATTTATACACAACTCGCCTTTAGGTTGTCATGGGAACTTAAAATCATCTAATTGTATTGTAACTAGTCGTTGGGTATTGCAAGTCACTGATTTTGGTCTACATGATTTGAGGCAAGGCGCAGAAAACGACTCTATTGGTGAACATCAGTATTATAGAA attTACTATGGAAAGCTCCAGAGCTATTGAGGGACCCTAGTGCATGGATAAAGGGTTCACAAAAGGGGGATGTATACGCGTTTTCTATTATCTTGCATGAAATAATGTGTCGACGAGGTCCTTTTGGTGCTTGCGGCGTCGAAGAACCTAAAG AAATTATAAGACTGGTTAAGTTAGGTTACGATGAAGTAAATGGTGTGCCACTGAGGCCTAGTATACATCATTTGAGGGACTGTGAAATGGCAGAAGACTATGTTATCCAATGCATTACTGATTGTTGGGATGAATTCCCAGAAAATAGGCCAGACTTTGGCATGATACGTGCCAGACTCAAAAAAATGAAAGATGGAAA acataaaaatataatggatCAAATGATGGACATGATggaaaaatatgcaaacaatCTCGAAGATCTAGTCAATCAACGTACGCATGAAGTCTatgaagaaaaacaaaaaactgagGATTTATTGCATCGGATGCTACCAGC GCCAGTAGCAAAACAATTAACTCTGGGACACGGTATAGAACCAGAATCATACAATTCAGTTACCATTTACTTTAGCGATATTGTTGGTTTTACTGCAATGTCTGCTGAGAGTACTCCTCTGCAG gttgtaaattttttaaacgaTCTATACACATTATTTGACAAAATCATTAAAGGCTACGATGTTTACAAAGTAGAAACAATAGGAGACGCATACATGgtg GTGTCAGGGTTGCCTATTAGAAATGGTAATAGAAATTCTGGTGAAATAGCTTCGATGTCACTAAATTTGCTTGAAGCTGTAAAACATCATAAAATAGCTCATCATCCAGAAGCCACATTAAAATTACGAATAGGAATTCACACAG GACCAGTGGTAGCTGGTGTAGTTGGTCTCACTATGCCTAGGTATTGTCTGTTTGGCGATACAGTAAATACAGCCTCACGAATGGAATCCAACGGTGAACCATTAAAAATTCACATTAGCGAACAGTGTAAAAATGCTCTTGATGAGTTGGGGGGATATATAATCAAAGAACGTGGTTATGTTAACATGAAAGGAAAAGGAGATGTGCTCACTTATTGGCTTGAAGGGACAAATGAAAAAGCTATTAAAAGAAGAgat gtGGACTTGACTGAATCACCTCCTCTTTTTTGTGGATCAAAACGCCACAGTCCAAAAATGTACAACTTTGGAGAGTTTGGCAGCAGACGTCCGTCATTTGCTCCTCGGGGAAATTCTTTTGATCAAAATGCCAGAGACAGCCAGACTATACTCCATGAACAGCGGCCAACTCCTTTACCTCATCTTCTGCTTGAACCACGGTGTAGACAAATGATACATTCTGCGTCCATGGATCCATTTCCAAACAAACACATTAGCAGAGTAAGCTCAATGATCAAAAGAAGTTGTCGTTCATTAGAG GATTCAAAACTTCTTAATGATCAATGTACAAAAGAAGAAAACTGTGAAGAAAGTGTTGAGGAAACTGTGGTTAATGGTAGCCTTCAATATACCCCTTTATTGTCAATAGAAGACAATAAACGATGGCATTCATTCGAAGACATTTCCATGGAACcacatagaaaaaaattggtttcaaGAAATTCGATTAAAAGTTGGTTGGTTGGATTATTCAATGGCACTGCAACACCTTGTCGAACAAGCGAAGTGTCATTACGCAAAACATATTCGGACAGACAACAGATTGTTGACAAGGAGAGTGTGGTTTAA
- the LOC100160617 gene encoding receptor-type guanylate cyclase Gyc76C isoform X3 — protein MMNTMHALQLFDNGDYMVIFVDTKINTWKDAQQYLWNQRDSYIDKPNCMEEKNFLQRARSLLVIVASPPSPEKYEVFTSKVLDYTSKDPFKFKTPNVFTNVSYVKFVSIYAAYLYDSVMLYARALDFLLRARANGGELTGEMIDEVAYNGTLIIETLVKNITYQSITGATIKLDKNGDSEGNYSVVALKSHDFQYHLNEGNFSCPYYMIPVAQFYHGELLEYKLNSPNLKIEWPGKSRPDDEPSCGFNNELCKKNDEEKSSIIVATVLALTLFCAFVITLSIYRKWKIELEIEGLLWKIDPSDLLGYYNKDIVSSPSKLSLVSATSYESRCGLQVFATTGHYRNITVRIKELKFSKRKDISREQMKEMRLLRDLKHSNVNSFIGATIEPLRILIVTDYCAKGSLYDIVENEDIKLDKMFITSLVHDLIRGMIFIHNSPLGCHGNLKSSNCIVTSRWVLQVTDFGLHDLRQGAENDSIGEHQYYRNLLWKAPELLRDPSAWIKGSQKGDVYAFSIILHEIMCRRGPFGACGVEEPKEIIRLVKLGYDEVNGVPLRPSIHHLRDCEMAEDYVIQCITDCWDEFPENRPDFGMIRARLKKMKDGKHKNIMDQMMDMMEKYANNLEDLVNQRTHEVYEEKQKTEDLLHRMLPAPVAKQLTLGHGIEPESYNSVTIYFSDIVGFTAMSAESTPLQVVNFLNDLYTLFDKIIKGYDVYKVETIGDAYMVVSGLPIRNGNRNSGEIASMSLNLLEAVKHHKIAHHPEATLKLRIGIHTGPVVAGVVGLTMPRYCLFGDTVNTASRMESNGEPLKIHISEQCKNALDELGGYIIKERGYVNMKGKGDVLTYWLEGTNEKAIKRRDVDLTESPPLFCGSKRHSPKMYNFGEFGSRRPSFAPRGNSFDQNARDSQTILHEQRPTPLPHLLLEPRCRQMIHSASMDPFPNKHISRVSSMIKRSCRSLEDSKLLNDQCTKEENCEESVEETVVNGSLQYTPLLSIEDNKRWHSFEDISMEPHRKKLVSRNSIKSWLVGLFNGTATPCRTSEVSLRKTYSDRQQIVDKESVV, from the exons ATGATGAACACAATGCATGCCTTGCAGCTATTCGACAACGGCGATTACATGGTCATTTTTGTGGACACCAAGATCAACACTTGGAAAGACGCCCAACAATATTTGTGGA ATCAACGTGATTCGTATATCGACAAACCGAATTGTATGGAGGAGAAAAATTTTCTCCAGCGTGCCCGTTCGTTGTTGGTCATTGTTGCCTCGCCACCGTCGCCGGAAAAATACGAAGTTTTCACAAGTAAAGTGTTAGACTACACCAGCAAAGATCCGTTTAAATTTAAGACACCGAACGTGTTTACAAACGTGTCTTATGTCAAG TTTGTGTCCATTTACGCTGCCTATTTGTACGATTCGGTTATGTTGTACGCACGAGCTTTAGATTTCTTGCTCAGAGCCAGAGCTAACGGTGGGGAATTAACAGGTGAAATGATTGATGAAGTAGCTTACAACGGAACACTAATAATTGAAACACTTGTCAAAAATATAACCTACCAGA GTATCACTGGTGCTACTATCAAATTAGACAAGAATGGTGATTCGGAAGGAAACTATTCGGTGGTAGCGTTAAAGTCTCATGATTTTCAATACCATTTAAATGAAGGAAATTTCTCTTGCCCGTATTACATGATTCCTGTGGCTCAATTCTACCACGGAGAATTACTG GAGTACAAATTAAACTCTcctaatttgaaaattgaatggcCTGGTAAGAGTCGACCAGATGATGAACCTAGTTGTGGTTTCAACAATGAGTTGTGCAAAAAAAATGACGAGGAAAAGAGCTCTATTATAGTTGCTACAGTTTTGGCACTAACATTATTCTGTGCGTTTGTCATCACCCTGTCGATATACAGAAAATGGAAAATAGAATTAGAAATTGAAGGACTGTTGTGGAAAATAGATCCATCAGATCTGCTTGGATACTATAATAAAGATATTGTTTCATCCCCTAGCAAA CTGAGTCTGGTTTCGGCTACCTCATACGAATCCCGTTGTGGACTTCAAGTTTTCGCAACAACCGGCCATTATCGTAATATAACAGTGAGAATTAAAGAATTAAAGTTTTCAAAGCGCAAAGACATCTCTCGGGAACAAATGAAAGAAATGAGACTATTGAGAGATTTAAAACATAGCAACGTAAATTCTTTTATCGGTGCTACTATAGAACCATTACGAATACTTATAGTCACCGATTATTGTGCTAAAGGAAGTCTCTAT gatATAGTAGAAAACGAAGACATTAAATTagacaaaatgtttattacatCTTTAGTTCACGATCTCATCAGA GGTATGATATTTATACACAACTCGCCTTTAGGTTGTCATGGGAACTTAAAATCATCTAATTGTATTGTAACTAGTCGTTGGGTATTGCAAGTCACTGATTTTGGTCTACATGATTTGAGGCAAGGCGCAGAAAACGACTCTATTGGTGAACATCAGTATTATAGAA attTACTATGGAAAGCTCCAGAGCTATTGAGGGACCCTAGTGCATGGATAAAGGGTTCACAAAAGGGGGATGTATACGCGTTTTCTATTATCTTGCATGAAATAATGTGTCGACGAGGTCCTTTTGGTGCTTGCGGCGTCGAAGAACCTAAAG AAATTATAAGACTGGTTAAGTTAGGTTACGATGAAGTAAATGGTGTGCCACTGAGGCCTAGTATACATCATTTGAGGGACTGTGAAATGGCAGAAGACTATGTTATCCAATGCATTACTGATTGTTGGGATGAATTCCCAGAAAATAGGCCAGACTTTGGCATGATACGTGCCAGACTCAAAAAAATGAAAGATGGAAA acataaaaatataatggatCAAATGATGGACATGATggaaaaatatgcaaacaatCTCGAAGATCTAGTCAATCAACGTACGCATGAAGTCTatgaagaaaaacaaaaaactgagGATTTATTGCATCGGATGCTACCAGC GCCAGTAGCAAAACAATTAACTCTGGGACACGGTATAGAACCAGAATCATACAATTCAGTTACCATTTACTTTAGCGATATTGTTGGTTTTACTGCAATGTCTGCTGAGAGTACTCCTCTGCAG gttgtaaattttttaaacgaTCTATACACATTATTTGACAAAATCATTAAAGGCTACGATGTTTACAAAGTAGAAACAATAGGAGACGCATACATGgtg GTGTCAGGGTTGCCTATTAGAAATGGTAATAGAAATTCTGGTGAAATAGCTTCGATGTCACTAAATTTGCTTGAAGCTGTAAAACATCATAAAATAGCTCATCATCCAGAAGCCACATTAAAATTACGAATAGGAATTCACACAG GACCAGTGGTAGCTGGTGTAGTTGGTCTCACTATGCCTAGGTATTGTCTGTTTGGCGATACAGTAAATACAGCCTCACGAATGGAATCCAACGGTGAACCATTAAAAATTCACATTAGCGAACAGTGTAAAAATGCTCTTGATGAGTTGGGGGGATATATAATCAAAGAACGTGGTTATGTTAACATGAAAGGAAAAGGAGATGTGCTCACTTATTGGCTTGAAGGGACAAATGAAAAAGCTATTAAAAGAAGAgat gtGGACTTGACTGAATCACCTCCTCTTTTTTGTGGATCAAAACGCCACAGTCCAAAAATGTACAACTTTGGAGAGTTTGGCAGCAGACGTCCGTCATTTGCTCCTCGGGGAAATTCTTTTGATCAAAATGCCAGAGACAGCCAGACTATACTCCATGAACAGCGGCCAACTCCTTTACCTCATCTTCTGCTTGAACCACGGTGTAGACAAATGATACATTCTGCGTCCATGGATCCATTTCCAAACAAACACATTAGCAGAGTAAGCTCAATGATCAAAAGAAGTTGTCGTTCATTAGAG GATTCAAAACTTCTTAATGATCAATGTACAAAAGAAGAAAACTGTGAAGAAAGTGTTGAGGAAACTGTGGTTAATGGTAGCCTTCAATATACCCCTTTATTGTCAATAGAAGACAATAAACGATGGCATTCATTCGAAGACATTTCCATGGAACcacatagaaaaaaattggtttcaaGAAATTCGATTAAAAGTTGGTTGGTTGGATTATTCAATGGCACTGCAACACCTTGTCGAACAAGCGAAGTGTCATTACGCAAAACATATTCGGACAGACAACAGATTGTTGACAAGGAGAGTGTGGTTTAA